In a genomic window of Phragmites australis chromosome 14, lpPhrAust1.1, whole genome shotgun sequence:
- the LOC133891617 gene encoding large ribosomal subunit protein eL42z/eL42y, producing the protein MVNVPKTKKTYCKNKECKKHTLHKVTQYKKGKDSLSAQGKRRYDRKQSGYGGQTKPVFHKKAKTTKKIVLKLQCQSCKHYSQHAIKRCKHFEIGGDKKGKGTSLF; encoded by the exons ATG GTGAACGTTCCTAAGACCAAGAAGACCTACTGCAAGAACAAGGAGTGCAAGAAGCACACGCTTCACAAGGTCACTCAGTACAAGAAGGGTAAGGACAGCCTGTCTGCCCAAGGAAAGCGCCGTTATGACCGCAAGCAGTCAGGATATGGTGGTCAGACCAAGCCCGTCTTCCACAAGAAG GCCAAGACCACCAAGAAGATTGTGCTGAAGCTACAGTGCCAAAGCTGCAAGCACTACTCCCAGCACGCAATCAAG AGGTGCAAGCATTTTGAGATTGGTGGAGACAAGAAGGGCAAGGGAACATCTCTTTTCTAA
- the LOC133890321 gene encoding glucose-6-phosphate/phosphate translocator 2, chloroplastic-like — translation KRKDLRKKKKSTKVQNRHPSPSRAPYKLPSSRHLPSCHQFTTQPPQAFTTLRQDPKNSPTQATLPAATMLAAAAASVKPSAALSAAATSKPAFKPLHLPPLPAAASPRPLSLSVSARPLYRQEPFLTAAARSDRAASPSPPAATADGARPVEAAPAPAETARRARIGVYFATWWALNVIFNIYNKKVLNAFPYPWLTSTLSLTAGSAIMLASWAARIAEAPKTDLDFWKALSPVAIAHTIGHVAATVSMAKVAVSFTHIIKSGEPAFSVLVSRFLLGEHFPAPVYFSLLPIIGGCALAAVTELNFNMTGFMGAMISNLAFVFRNIFSKKGMKGKSVSGMNYYACLSMLSLVILLPFAFAMEGPKVWAAGWHKAVAEIGPNFVWWVAAQSVFYHLYNQVSYMSLDEISPLTFSIGNTMKRISVIVSSIIIFHTPVQPINALGAAIAILGTFIYSQAKQ, via the exons AAAAGGAAAGatctgaggaagaagaagaaaagcacCAAAGTCCAAAACCGCCACCCTTCTCCTTCGCGCGCTCCCTATAAATTACCTTCCTCTCGTCACCTCCCCTCCTGCCATCAGTTCACCACACAGCCGCCGCAGGCGTTTACCACCCTCCGACAAGACCCCAAGAACTCGCCAACCCAAGCCACCCTTCCCGCCGCCACAATgttggccgccgccgccgcctctgtcAAGCCGTCCGCGGCCTTGTCCGCGGCCGCCACGTCCAAGCCGGCCTTCAAGCCCCTccacctccctcccctccccgccgctGCCAGCCCCCGGCCGCTCTCCCTCTCAGTCTCCGCGCGGCCCCTGTACCGCCAGGAGCCGTTCTTGACCGCGGCGGCCCGCAGCGATCGCGCCGCGTCCCCCTCGCCGCCGGCTGCCACCGCGGACGGCGCGCGGCCGGTGGAGGCAGCGCCGGCACCCGCAGAGACAGCGAGGCGTGCCAGGATCGGGGTGTACTTCGCGACGTGGTGGGCGCTGAACGTGATCTTCAACATCTACAACAAGAAGGTGCTCAACGCGTTCCCCTACCCGTGGCTCACGTCGACGCTGTCGCTCACCGCCGGCTCCGCCATCATGCTCGCGTCTTGGGCCGCCAGGATCGCCGAGGCGCCCAAGACGGACCTAGATTTCTGGAAGGCGCTGTCTCCG GTGGCGATCGCGCACACGATCGGGCACGTTGCCGCGACGGTGAGCATGGCGAAGGTGGCCGTGTCGTTCACGCACATCATCAAGAGCGGGGAGCCGGCATTCAGCGTGCTCGTCTCCAGGTTCCTCCTCGGCGAGCACTTTCCGGCGCCGGTCTACTTCTCCCTCCTCCCGATCATCGGTGGATGCGCACTCGCCGCCGTCACCGAGCTCAATTTCAACATGACTG GATTCATGGGGGCAATGATATCAAACCTCGCATTCGTCTTCCGGAACATTTTCTCGAAGAAGGGGATGAAGGGCAAGTCGGTCAGCGGAATGAACTACTACGCCTGCCTCTCCATGCTGTCCCTGGTGATCCTCCTCCCCTTCGCCTTCGCCATGGAGGGACCCAAGGTGTGGGCTGCAGGCTGGCACAAAGCAGTCGCCGAGATCGGTCCCAACTTCGTCTG GTGGGTGGCGGCGCAAAGTGTGTTCTACCACTTGTACAACCAAGTGTCTTACATGTCGTTGGATGAGATCTCGCCGCTGACATTCAGCATCGGCAACACCATGAAGAGGATTTCTGTCATTGTCTCGTCCATCATTATCTTCCACACCCCGGTCCAACCCATCAACGCGCTCGGAGCCGCCATTGCCATTCTTGGAACTTTCATCTACTCCCAG GCAAAGCAGTAA
- the LOC133890979 gene encoding vascular-related unknown protein 1-like produces MEDLVSSSSLRSVLSSSEGPAQSGESSWTDYFVDFMLSEEEKKRQDASYCATEGEDDGDGSRSHEEEEDDSTISDAASRAPTAVLLPSKYKELKKLKKKAFKVLDHDDSLEDTASSPVNSPKVNVVSQLGLSPKMRCSIRDLTKEDGIGDDHGREGMDCTDAAMEGVRFVDQSQRSIVPCAELKEKGIRLFPLSMLLHYHGRN; encoded by the exons ATGGAGGATTTAGTTAGTAGCTCATCTCTTAGGAGTGTCCTTAGCTCTAGCGAAGGGCCTGCTCAATCAGGAGAGAGTTCTTGGACCGATTACTTTGTGGATTTCATGCTatcggaggaggagaagaagagacagGATGCTTCATATTGCGCTACCGAAGGCGAAGACGATGGCGATGGAAGTCGTAGccatgaggaggaagaggatgattCTACGATTTCCGATGCCGCCTCTCGCGCCCCTACTGCGGTGCTATTGCCTAGCAAGTACAAGGagttgaagaagctcaagaagaaggctTTCAAGGTCCTGGATCATGATGATTCCCTGGAAGATACAGCAAGCTCTCCTGTAAACAGCCCAAAG GTCAATGTTGTGTCACAGCTGGGATTGAGCCCTAAAATGAGGTGTAGCATCAGGGACCTCACCAAG GAAGATGGAATTGGCGATGATCACGGAAGAGAGGGGATGGATTGTACAGATGCAGCCATGGAAGGAGTGAGATTTGTTGATCAGAGTCAGAGGAGTATAGTTCCATGTGCAGAGCTGAAGGAAAAGGGGATTCGTTTGTTTCCATTGTCCATGCTGCTGCACTACCATGGCCGAAATTGA